A region of the Microcoleus sp. bin38.metabat.b11b12b14.051 genome:
CGAAAGTTCTGCCGGACTCTGCCAGACTGCGGGCAACTCTGGGCTGCATCCCCGTATTTCCCGATTGGGTGAAGGAAGTTCGAGGGCGGATGCTTTGCTTGGTCGATCGCCAATCTTGACCGGTTTTGGTTTGGGGCGAGGGCCAGGAAGTAGCATCATCGTTAAATATAGTCTGCTCTTCAACTGTGCGGCCGCCGGCGTTGAATTGAGTTGCCAAGCCGTCGCAAAGGTCTGCGTCTTCAAATTCGCCATTCAGGGCTTTGATCACATCTGCTGCCGATTGAAAGCGGTGACTGACGATCGGCTTCAGCATTTTATCGAGAATCCGCGCAAAATTTGGACTCACCTGAACGTGAGGCTGCCAAACAATTTCGCCGGTGACGCCATCGAAATCTAAATCCTTGGGCGACTTACTTGTGAGCAAGTACAAGCAAGTCATGCCCAAGGCGTAGATATCGCTAGCAAATATCGGCCGCAGTGCCATTTGTTCTGGGGGAGCAAAACTAAACGTGCCCACTGAAAATTTCGTGTTAGCGCTTTGGTCGGCGGGGTCTAATAATAGTGTTTGGCTAACTTGGTCTTTTACGGCTCCGAAGTCAATCAAAACTAAGTGATTGTCTTGACTGCGGCGAATAATATTTGCAGGTTTGATGTCTCTGTGAATTACTCCTTGACTGTGGACGTATTGCACTACTGACAGAATTTCTAATAGAAAATTTTTAACGTCTGATTCGTTGAAACGCCCTGATTGCTTGACTTCTTGTTTCAAAGTCGAGCCTTTAACATACTCTTGAACTAAGTAAAATTGCTGTTCGGTTTCAAAATAGTCTAGCAGCCTCGGTACTTGCGGGTGGTCGCCGAGTTGACCGAGGGTTTTCGCCTCTCGCTTGAATAATTCCCGCGCCATTTCTAAAACTCGCGGCGACGAACTACTGGGTCGCAGTTGCTTGACCACACAACTCGGTTGACCGGGCAAAGAGATGTCTTTTGCCAGAAATGTAGCTCCAAAACCTCCTTGTCCTAAAGGTTCAATGACTCGGTAGCGAGCGCGCAGCAATAGCCGCGCGCCGCACGTCTGACACTGGAGAATAGAGTCAGGAGGATTTTGAGGATGGGGACAGCCCGGATTTACGCAGTAGCTCATGTTGATTGAGTTTGCCTATGTTTTTCTGATTTTGCTCTGGCGAGCGCTAGACTACACAAATTCCCTGAGAGCGCTTCTGCTAGAAATACCGATCTATCAGTTGCCTGTGGGACGTGCGTCCGGTTGCGAATTGGAATTGCACCTAAGTCTTTTAGGCCGATATCTTTTCCCTATTTTGATTATCTCGCTGCTGTGAGTTTTTTCGGTAGATTATCCTTGAACATAGTTTAAAGACTTGCTAAAGTTGCCCTTTTTTGTGTAAAGTCTTTCTAAACTTAGGTGCTTTTTGCGCTGTTAGATATCTCTAGCATACCTCATGTTCTGAATGAGATTGTTACTCATCTCACAGCAGCCATCTACCTTTGAGGCGATCGCTCATTTTTGCTGATCTATATCACTATAGTCTTGACAAATTTTAACTCATGTGGTATCAAAAGCATTCCCGAATAAATTCTGGGACTGCACAGTCGAAGCCGACGGGCGCAGACTACTGACCTAATAACTACCGAACGCGACAACTAAACTACTGACTCTCATTATGCGTATTTCTCTAAACTGGCTGCGGGAATTGGTGGATGTGACAATATCCCCGGAAGAATTAGCCGAAACTCTGACAATGGCCGGATTTGAAGTCGAAGAAATCGAAGACCGCCGTCAATGGGCCGACGGCGTAGTATTGGGTAAAATAGTTGCGATAGAACAACATCCCAACGCTGACAAATTGAGAGTTTGTCAAGTGGATGTCGGCAAAGCTGAAGCATTAAATATTGTTTGTGGCGCACCCAACGCGAGGGCAGATATTTACGTAGCTGTCGCCGTTGTCGGCACTTTTTTATCGACGATTGATTTAAAGATTAAACCAGCTAAATTGCGCGGGGTTCCTTCGGAAGGAATGATTTGCTCTCTCGCCGAATTGGGCTTGTTGAAGGAATCAGCAGGAATTCACATTTTCGAGCTAGAAAATCCTGAATTGGGCAGCGATATTCGCCCGCTTTTGGGTTTGGATGATGTGATTTTAGACTTGACGGCAACTGCTAACCGTGCAGATGCTTTAAGCATGGTGGGCGTAGCGCGGGAAGTGGCGGCGCTAACTGGCGCAAGTTTGAGAATTCCTGAAGTTAATAATGTGGCGATTGATGGGAAAGCAAGTCCTAATTTAGCGGTAGAAATATCGGAACTGCAAGGATGTCCGATTTACATTGGCACGGAAATTTCAGGAGTGAAAATTGCTCCGTCTCCAGCTTGGTTGCAGCAGCGATTGCAGGCGGCGGGAGTGCGGCCGATTAATAATGTGGTTGATATCACTAATTACATTTTACTCGAATGGGGACAACCGCTGCACGCTTTCGATCGCGATCGCCTACAATCTTTCACCGGCACTTCCGACATCAACATCGGCGTGCGCTTTGCCAAACCAGGGGAATCGTTCAAAACCTTGGACGGACAAAACCGCAATTTGCAAGCACAAAATCTGTTAATTACTGCTAGCGACAAACCCGTAGCCCTAGCTGGAGTCATGGGTGGCGAAGATACGGAAGTACACGAAGGAACCGAAAATTTAGTCTTGGAAGCGGCGATTTTTGACCAAGCAACGATTCGCCGTTCGGCGCGCGCTCAAGGGCTGCGGAGTGAGGCATCGATCCGCTACGAACGGGGGGTGAATCAGGCGGCTTTGACGACGGCGTGCGATCGCGCTATTAGCCTAATTTTGGAGTTGGCTGGTGGCGCTGCGACGGTGCAGAAAACGGCGAGTTCGGGGGAAAATTTGAGTTGGTCGCGATCGCTCGAATTGCGTCTCGATCGAGTAAACTCAGTGTTAGGACAGTTGAAAAGAGGAGCAACCGGCGGTTCGGCATATCTGGAACCCGAGGAAGTAAAAAATATCCTCACAGCTTTGGGATGCGAAGTTGCTGCGACGGAAAAAGAACGGGTTTTGGCGATAACTGTTCCTGCTTATCGTTACCGAGATTTAGAAAGAGAAATCGATTTAATCGAAGAAGTCGCGAGACTCCACGGATACGACAATTTCTGCGATACTTTACCCAGCGAAACCGAACCGGGTTACTTATCTCCAGAATACGCGCAAATACGGAATGTGCGATCGGCTTTTCGGGCGGCCGGTTTGACAGAGTTGATGCACTATTCCTTAGTAAAAACTGAGGGAGACAATCAAGTTGTGCTAGCGAATCCGTTGTTTGTCGAGTATTCGGCTTTGCGGACGGAAATGCTGTCAGGTTTGATTGATGCTTTCCAATACAATTTGGAACAAGGAAGCGGCGCACTTAATGGTTTTGAGGTCGGACGCATTTTTTGGAAAGAAGGCGATGCGAAGAAAGAAGCAGATGCCGTAGCGGGGATTATTGGTGGCGACCCGACAGTGTGGAAATGGCAGCAAGGTGGGCGCGATCGACCTTTGACTTGGTTTGAAGCAAAAGGTGTCCTAGAAAGTGTGTTTCAGCAGTTGGGCTTGGCTGTGGAATATGCGGGGGATTCCTCTAATGGGCGCTTGCATCCAGGGCGCACAGCAGCCTTATCGTTAAACGGGAAACAGTTGGGAGTTTTCGGACAGTTACACCCGCAATTGCAGCAGGAAAAGGGTTTGCCGGAACAGGTTTATGTGTTTCAATTAGATTTAGCCGTGTTGTTGGATGAATTAGGTCGATCGAGTAATGCAACTCGTAAATTCGCCGGTTATTCGAGTTTCCCAGCTTCCGACAGAGACATCGCCTTTTTCGCACCGATTGAAGTTCCGGTGGTTGAGATGCAGAGTGCGATGAAACGGGCGGCTGGTAGCTTGCTAGATTCCGTGGAACTCTTCGACGAGTATCGCGGCGACAACGTACCCGCGGGCCAACGTAGTTTAGCATTTCGGTTGAATTATCGATCGGGCGATCGAACATTAAGCGAAACCGATGTCGAACCAGCCCAACAAAAAGTCCGCGACATCCTAGTCGAAAAATTCGGAGTCAGCCTCAGAAGCTAACCGTTCGTAGTGCGGACTTAAGTCCGCATTCAAGAAGGACTAAAGTCCTCACTACGAACCTAAATCAAGGTTTGTAGTGCGGACTTAAGTCCGCATTCAAGAAGGACTAAAGTCCTCACTACGAACCTAAATTCAAGGTTTGTAGTGCGGACTTAAGTCCGCATTCAAGAAGGACTAAAGTCCTCACTACGAACCTAAATCAAGGTTTGTAGTGCGGACTTAAGTCCGCATTCAAGAAGGACTAAAGTCCTCACTACGAACCTAAATTCAAGGTTTGTAGTGCGGACTTAAGTCCGCATTCAAGAAGGACTAAAGTCCTCACTACGAACCTAAATCAAGGTTTGTAGTGCGGACTTAAGTCCGCATTCAAGAAGGACTAAAGTCCTCACTACGAACCTAAATTCAAGGTTCGTAGTGCGGACTTAAGTCCGCATTCAAGAAGGACTAAAGTCCTCACTACGAACCTAAATTCAAGGTTCGTAGTGCGGACTTCAGTCCGCAAAACTCCGAAATAACATTAATAAATTATCTCTTCTTCCCCTCTTCCTCCGCGCCCTCTGCGCCCTCTGCGGTTAATCAATCTTATCCTAAAAAAAATCATCAAATCATGCTACACTTATTGTACAATAAACCTCAAACAAATTAATCCAAGGCTCAAAACCGTGACCAAATATGTAATGTGGGGAAATTACTGCCAAGACGTTCTCGAAAAACGCGCACCATTTCGAGACGCACACCTGGCCGGACTTGCCAAACAAAAAGAATCAGGAGTATTAATTACCATCGGCCCAACCAAAGACTTAACCAAAGTTTTTGCAATCTACGAAGCCGCAGACGAAACCCAAGTGCGAGAATTAGTTGAAACCGATCCCTATTGGGTAAATCAGATTTGGACAGAATACGACATTAAAGAATGGATTCAAGCATTTTAAGGGAGTTAACAGGGTGAACATCTTAAGATTGGACGACAGCGATTTAGTTCCAGTAGACTATGGCGATTTGCTGGACAAGATTTTAGAAACTTTGCAGACTCAAAACCCGTTTAGCGTATCCGGTGACAACCGTCGCTTGTTAATTGATATTGACACCATTGCTGCGGATGTTGCGAAAAAGCAAGTGCGGCCACCCTTGGGATCTTTAGAACGTCAAGCAGATGCTGCTACCGTTAACTTTCCCCCGGAAGTTGAAGAGAATTTCGGCAGTCAAGTCAGGCAGATTAGAGAGTGTTTGCGACAACAATTAGAATCTAAACTGCCACAAAATACTTCGATTGAAAGGTTTGTCGCTAATTTGATTAGTCCCTTAAACTCACCATCTTTTCGGGGAAACGGACAACAGTTAGGATTCAAATACGATTTTAGCACTCGCCACCCTTCTTTACAAAAAGAAAAGCTAACTTTACAAAGCCTGGGTTCTGGTAGCCATGCAGCTTTAAAACTGCATAAATTGACGATTACTGTCCGCAATACTGATATTTTTGAGCAAGAACTAAAGCATGGCATAGAAAACTATATTAATGAAAATGCCGAGACTAACGACGATAAACAAGAACTCAACCATCGTCTTGATGAGATGGTTAAAAATCCCGACTCTGATTTTCACAAATTGATTCGACTCGTAGACAAAGAAACTCTAGGAAAAATCAACAAAGAAGCTAAAATCACTTATTTAGAGTATCTGCTAGAACACATTCGCGCTAGCAGCACAGACACTGTAGGCATCATTTATTTACAAGACTTGATTCGCCGCCTCAGATTAATCGAAGATTACATCAACGATCCCAATAAATCTGAGGGTGACTACGAAGTTAATTATGCTGGGATTAGAGTTAATTATAGAGAAATCTTTGCCAGGGCCGAAGTGCTAGATGCACTACCAATTATTCCCATTGTCGAAGGTTACTTGGGAGAAAGTACAGACACTTCTTGTAATGAGCGCAAGTTTATCTTTGGCCTCAAAATCAAATTTAACAACTCGGTTCAAGCGCGCGGTGGAAAAGAAGTATTTGAATATTATCTAAATCTGCTAAATCCAGATAGTGAAGAACATCAAGCAGAATTTGCGGAGGATTCTAATTCCGAAACATTCGTCCGCAAGTTGTTCAAAATAGTATTATTATATCACTTTGCGTTTGCATCTACCCACACTCCAGGAACTGAAGATTATAATCCT
Encoded here:
- the pheT gene encoding phenylalanine--tRNA ligase subunit beta; protein product: MRISLNWLRELVDVTISPEELAETLTMAGFEVEEIEDRRQWADGVVLGKIVAIEQHPNADKLRVCQVDVGKAEALNIVCGAPNARADIYVAVAVVGTFLSTIDLKIKPAKLRGVPSEGMICSLAELGLLKESAGIHIFELENPELGSDIRPLLGLDDVILDLTATANRADALSMVGVAREVAALTGASLRIPEVNNVAIDGKASPNLAVEISELQGCPIYIGTEISGVKIAPSPAWLQQRLQAAGVRPINNVVDITNYILLEWGQPLHAFDRDRLQSFTGTSDINIGVRFAKPGESFKTLDGQNRNLQAQNLLITASDKPVALAGVMGGEDTEVHEGTENLVLEAAIFDQATIRRSARAQGLRSEASIRYERGVNQAALTTACDRAISLILELAGGAATVQKTASSGENLSWSRSLELRLDRVNSVLGQLKRGATGGSAYLEPEEVKNILTALGCEVAATEKERVLAITVPAYRYRDLEREIDLIEEVARLHGYDNFCDTLPSETEPGYLSPEYAQIRNVRSAFRAAGLTELMHYSLVKTEGDNQVVLANPLFVEYSALRTEMLSGLIDAFQYNLEQGSGALNGFEVGRIFWKEGDAKKEADAVAGIIGGDPTVWKWQQGGRDRPLTWFEAKGVLESVFQQLGLAVEYAGDSSNGRLHPGRTAALSLNGKQLGVFGQLHPQLQQEKGLPEQVYVFQLDLAVLLDELGRSSNATRKFAGYSSFPASDRDIAFFAPIEVPVVEMQSAMKRAAGSLLDSVELFDEYRGDNVPAGQRSLAFRLNYRSGDRTLSETDVEPAQQKVRDILVEKFGVSLRS
- a CDS encoding serine/threonine-protein kinase, yielding MSYCVNPGCPHPQNPPDSILQCQTCGARLLLRARYRVIEPLGQGGFGATFLAKDISLPGQPSCVVKQLRPSSSSPRVLEMARELFKREAKTLGQLGDHPQVPRLLDYFETEQQFYLVQEYVKGSTLKQEVKQSGRFNESDVKNFLLEILSVVQYVHSQGVIHRDIKPANIIRRSQDNHLVLIDFGAVKDQVSQTLLLDPADQSANTKFSVGTFSFAPPEQMALRPIFASDIYALGMTCLYLLTSKSPKDLDFDGVTGEIVWQPHVQVSPNFARILDKMLKPIVSHRFQSAADVIKALNGEFEDADLCDGLATQFNAGGRTVEEQTIFNDDATSWPSPQTKTGQDWRSTKQSIRPRTSFTQSGNTGMQPRVARSLAESGRTFATTALSGNIAATKVTKAVVKWDSNNLRAAYFKGKRDFADCELSGLQLPKALLAGGNFYQARLVKANLQGADLSGANLGHARLIKANLRGANLTEAYCSTANFEGVDFRGADLTGAYLTKANLRGANLCGANLTDATVSEEQLATAKTNWLTTKPDGKRGFGF
- a CDS encoding YciI family protein; the protein is MTKYVMWGNYCQDVLEKRAPFRDAHLAGLAKQKESGVLITIGPTKDLTKVFAIYEAADETQVRELVETDPYWVNQIWTEYDIKEWIQAF